The genomic interval CAAAATATTAGGTCTGAGAATGGTTAAAAAGACTGTTAATTTCGATGACCCGGAAACCTATCATTTATATTATGGTGATGAAAGTGGCTCTGCCGGAACCATACTTACATTTTTCCCCTGGGAAGGAATAAGTCAGGGCGTTGAAGGTGTAGGAATGGCTACTGAGATTGGTTATTCGGTACCCGAAGGCAGCCTGGGTTTCTGGCAGAAAAGGTTTAAAGAACACCATATACAAGCAGGCGAAATCCTGGAACGCTTTGGAGAACAGGTGCTTCCATTTAAAGATCCTGACGGCCTCTCTTTAAGTCTTATTATTCCAAAGTCTGCGGATTCCAGAATCTCATGGGAAACGGAAGAAGTCAAAAAAGAAAATGCAACCAGGGGATTTCATAGTACGACATTGAGTCTGCAGAAAATTGATGAAACAGCAGGAGTCCTTACCGATATATTTGGTTACAGGCTGCTGGCTCAGGAGGGAAATCGTTACAGGTTTATCACAGATACCGTAGATACCGCATCAATTGTGGATCTTCTGGAAATTCCTGATGGTAAGAGAGGAAAAAATGCTGCGGGAACTAATCACCATGTTGCCTTTCGGGTAAAGAATGAAGAGGTTCAACTGGAGCTCAGAGAAAAGATTCTCAGTAAAAACCTACAGATTACCCAGAAGATTGACCGGGACTATTTTTTCTCTCTTTATTTCCGGGAACCAGGTGGTGTGCTTTTTGAAATCGCTACCGAAAATCCTGGTTTTACTATCGATGAGCCACTCAGTGAGCTGGGTACACATTTAATGCTACCAGAACAGCACGCACATCTTAGAAGTGATCTGGAGAAAATCCTCCCTGAATTAAGCTAGTTCTTAAATAAAAAATGCCGGAAATAAGATTAATAAAAGATAGAATTATGCAAAATATATTTACTGCTGGCAAGAATTTAAGCCAGGCCGATAAAGTACTGATTATGATACATGGACGTGGAGGATCTGCTGAAGATATTCTTTCTTTGGCGTCAGAGCTGCATGTTGCCGATTTTGCGCTACTGGCGCCACAGGCTCAGGGAAACAGCTGGTACCCTGCATCATTTCTTTCGCCAAGACAGGAGAACGAACCTTTTCTTTCTTCTTCATTAAATGTTATTAAAGAAACAGTCGCAGATCTGGAAACTAAAGGTTTTTCAAGGTCTCAAATTTATCTTCTTGGTTTTTCACAAGGCGCATGTCTTGCACTTGAATTTGCTGCTTCTGATGCAAAAAGATATGGAGGGGTAGTTGCTTTTACCGGTGGTGTAATCGGGGAGCATCTTGACCACAGGAATTACCATGGTGATTTTGAGGGTACACCTGTATTTTTAGGGAGTAGTAATCCTGATTTTCATGTACCTGTTGAAAGAGTAAACGATACTGCCGCTCTTTTTGAAGAGATGGGAGCAAATGTTACGGAGATCATTTACGAAAATATGGGGCACACGATAAGTGAATCTGAAATAACGCAGGTTAATAAGTTGATTTTCAAAAAATAGTGATCATAAATTTTTAAATACATGGAAAAGGAAACGGCAAGAATAGAGGCTTTTAGCGATGGAGTATTCGCTATAGCGGTGACTTTGCTTGTGCTTGAACTCCATGTTCCGGAATTCAGTAAAAGTCAGGATCCTGGTTTGCTTTTGGCAGAGCTTAAGGCGCAGTGGCCCGGATACCTGGCTTTTACGATTTCATTTTTCAGTATTTTTATCATGTGGGTAAATCACCATAAGTTGTTCAAACAGATTTACAAACGAAATACCGGGGTTATGTTTGCCAATGGACTTATTCTTTTTCTGGCCTCGATTGTGTCTTATCCAAGTGCTTTGCTGGCTCGTTTTTACCAGACTCCTTCGCAGCAGTTTGCAGTGTCGATTTACACAGGTATGTTTGTGCTGGTTAATATTTCTTATAGTTTATTATGGTATCAGGCTACCAGGGACAAAGAATTGTTGCGTCCCGGATTGGATGCGCATACGATTACTTTGATCA from Pedobacter sp. WC2423 carries:
- a CDS encoding ring-cleaving dioxygenase, with the translated sequence MENTILGLHHITAIAGNAQQNFNFYTKILGLRMVKKTVNFDDPETYHLYYGDESGSAGTILTFFPWEGISQGVEGVGMATEIGYSVPEGSLGFWQKRFKEHHIQAGEILERFGEQVLPFKDPDGLSLSLIIPKSADSRISWETEEVKKENATRGFHSTTLSLQKIDETAGVLTDIFGYRLLAQEGNRYRFITDTVDTASIVDLLEIPDGKRGKNAAGTNHHVAFRVKNEEVQLELREKILSKNLQITQKIDRDYFFSLYFREPGGVLFEIATENPGFTIDEPLSELGTHLMLPEQHAHLRSDLEKILPELS
- a CDS encoding alpha/beta hydrolase yields the protein MQNIFTAGKNLSQADKVLIMIHGRGGSAEDILSLASELHVADFALLAPQAQGNSWYPASFLSPRQENEPFLSSSLNVIKETVADLETKGFSRSQIYLLGFSQGACLALEFAASDAKRYGGVVAFTGGVIGEHLDHRNYHGDFEGTPVFLGSSNPDFHVPVERVNDTAALFEEMGANVTEIIYENMGHTISESEITQVNKLIFKK
- a CDS encoding TMEM175 family protein; the protein is MEKETARIEAFSDGVFAIAVTLLVLELHVPEFSKSQDPGLLLAELKAQWPGYLAFTISFFSIFIMWVNHHKLFKQIYKRNTGVMFANGLILFLASIVSYPSALLARFYQTPSQQFAVSIYTGMFVLVNISYSLLWYQATRDKELLRPGLDAHTITLIRNNYRYGLFTYLSAFALSFYFPKTALIICVLLWGFWAVSSRKISSR